A portion of the Aquicoccus sp. G2-2 genome contains these proteins:
- a CDS encoding YqgE/AlgH family protein, translating into MTERHAPDEMDLSAKMLIAMPGMGDERFGHSVVYVCAHSAEGAMGLIVNKPLPGLELKDLVEQLEIGDGHCLRDVHVHFGGPVEPGRGFVLHSGDYRSDISTLEVDEHIGMTATLDILEALAAGEGPERALMALGYAGWGPGQLEAEILSNGWLTCEADDALLFGAPGGDKWSEALRAMGVDPITLSAAAGRA; encoded by the coding sequence ATGACAGAACGACACGCCCCCGATGAGATGGACCTGAGTGCGAAAATGCTGATCGCCATGCCCGGCATGGGCGATGAGCGGTTTGGGCATAGCGTGGTCTATGTCTGCGCCCATTCGGCGGAAGGCGCGATGGGGTTGATCGTCAACAAGCCATTGCCGGGATTGGAGTTGAAAGACCTCGTAGAGCAGCTTGAGATTGGTGACGGGCATTGTCTGCGCGATGTTCATGTGCATTTCGGTGGACCGGTTGAGCCGGGGCGTGGGTTCGTATTGCATAGCGGTGATTACCGCTCGGATATTTCGACGCTGGAGGTGGATGAGCATATCGGCATGACGGCGACGCTTGATATTCTTGAGGCGCTGGCGGCGGGCGAAGGGCCGGAGCGCGCGCTGATGGCGCTGGGCTATGCCGGGTGGGGGCCGGGGCAGCTTGAGGCGGAGATCCTCAGCAATGGCTGGCTGACTTGCGAGGCGGATGATGCGCTGCTGTTCGGGGCGCCGGGCGGCGACAAGTGGAGCGAGGCGCTAAGGGCCATGGGCGTTGATCCGATTACGCTTTCCGCAGCGGCAGGGCGGGCGTAA
- a CDS encoding protein-disulfide reductase DsbD family protein has translation MLKRLALVLATCLAAAPALAQNYADVVQTRILPGWKMQNGTLMAGLEITLAPGWKTYWRAPGDAGIPPVFDWSASQNLRAVQVSWPTPHVFDQGGMRSVGYKNRVVLPLTLTPRRAGQPVQLTARVDIGVCDDVCVPVRFKVSEQILGAATHPDPEIVAALADRPFSASEAGLRGKACTVAPAKDGLTLRAEFTLPSTGSNETAVVETGDPQVWASEPRITRQGGHLTAEFDLMHASGGPFALDRSALRFTILGQNRAVDIKGCNH, from the coding sequence ATGCTAAAGCGTCTCGCCCTTGTCCTTGCCACCTGCCTTGCCGCTGCTCCGGCGCTTGCGCAGAATTACGCCGATGTGGTGCAAACTCGCATCCTGCCGGGCTGGAAAATGCAAAACGGCACGCTGATGGCCGGGCTTGAAATCACACTGGCACCGGGTTGGAAGACCTACTGGCGCGCGCCCGGCGACGCCGGTATCCCGCCGGTGTTCGACTGGTCCGCTTCGCAGAACCTGCGCGCCGTGCAGGTTTCATGGCCCACCCCGCATGTCTTCGATCAGGGCGGAATGCGCAGTGTCGGCTACAAAAACCGCGTCGTGCTGCCGCTTACCCTCACCCCGCGCCGCGCCGGGCAGCCGGTGCAACTGACCGCTCGGGTCGATATCGGCGTTTGCGACGATGTCTGCGTGCCGGTGCGTTTCAAGGTCAGCGAACAGATCCTTGGCGCCGCTACCCACCCCGACCCTGAAATCGTCGCCGCGCTGGCCGACCGGCCGTTCTCTGCGTCCGAGGCCGGATTGCGCGGCAAGGCTTGCACCGTGGCCCCCGCCAAGGATGGGCTAACCTTGCGAGCCGAGTTCACCCTGCCCTCCACCGGCAGCAACGAGACCGCCGTTGTGGAAACTGGCGACCCGCAGGTCTGGGCGTCCGAGCCGCGCATCACCCGTCAGGGCGGCCACCTCACCGCCGAGTTTGATCTGATGCACGCCTCTGGCGGCCCCTTCGCGCTCGACCGCTCAGCGCTGCGCTTTACCATCCTCGGCCAAAACCGCGCCGTCGATATCAAGGGTTGCAACCACTAG